A genome region from Gouania willdenowi chromosome 9, fGouWil2.1, whole genome shotgun sequence includes the following:
- the mtrfr gene encoding mitochondrial translation release factor in rescue, translated as MLCLRSARLWSSRLLWRACPGDPPLLLPLPGAQAAVPAAGKKDQVEFPALDEEQLEEQFVRGSGPGGQATNKTSNCVVLKHIPTGIVVKCHQTRSVDINRKRARDIMREKLDIFHKGELSEVVVKKKESVVKKQEKRRKVNENLERKRQFKEALAQDLKPGEKSL; from the exons ATGTTATGTCTGCGCTCGGCTCGTTTGTGGTCTTCTCGGCTGCTGTGGAGAGCCTGTCCTGGAGACCCCCCTCTGCTATTACCGCTCCCCGGGGCTCAGGCTGCCGTCCCCGCTGCAGGGAAGAAGGACCAGGTGGAGTTCCCTGCTTTGGACGAGGAGCAGCTGGAAGAGCAGTTTGTGAGGGGATCAGGACCTGGAGGACAGGCCACTAACAAAACCAGCAACTGTGTTGTGTTAAAGCACATCCCCACTGGGATAGTTGTGAAG TGCCATCAGACTAGGTCTGTGGATATTAACCGGAAACGTGCCCGGGACATCATGAGAGAGAAACTTGATATTTTCCATAAAGGAGAACTCAGTGAAGTTGTTGTGAAGAAGAAAGAATCTGTGGTGAAGAAGcaagaaaaaaggagaaaggTGAACGAGAATCTGGAGAGAAAAAGACAATTCAAAGAAGCATTGGCTCAGGATTTGAAACCAGGAGAAAAATCTCTGTAA
- the LOC114470108 gene encoding ubiquitin carboxyl-terminal hydrolase 42-like, with translation MGPVLLSDRQQQTPPGRCLDANPPSGVEKPNEQANDSDDGVELLQQVLFDPKWLLLKWPQIYSIGAGLMNMGNTCFLNSALQCLTYTPPLTNYLLTREHAMICGEQGFCMMCIMQNHIIEVFARSGEVIRPENVTKNLRNIANHFCPGRQEDAHEFLQYTIGAMQKSCLAGKKLDVQTQGTAFIHQVFGGSLRSRVKCLNCEAVSDAFDPFLDITLDIQTVPSVFEALKQFVKPEQLGGDNTYKCRNCQKMVTATKTFTIHHSSNVLILCLKRFTYMELKIIKNVNYSEHLKLNSFMSESEGEPELYNLYAVLVHNGLSCHHGHYLCYVKASNGQWYKMDDYSVTLSDITTVLKQEAYLLFYIKSVDVKHNPGISGQAPPQPVVKPPINTTVQHIKKGFIGLQPPPHTTKNTLHVNWNGSLRDDPSSSSKPSTSCSTAGKPVHRLGSSSFHSTRQPTVVPDQDKLQQRPSNFTSCCTGARHIVKGNRLTDQEDSGFGDKPCLPNSDLKWSNSSGNGSDVSRKTMNAKKSQHLSIPDTTALTSQKILDVVPTTFIATSNQSLTAKSHSAACKEAPAFSSGSQRTATASTQMEECFQSFTDNVTNRQYRHRLSSREKHSDRRCSDRDYMRQYRDRYHKHDPNRNCHLHKHCSQSLHKPHSSRGRFLQFEHDHREREAEHCMEIKRHHPQNGGHWSITDQRREAVTPLTVALKPSVLSDQGLKQS, from the exons ATGGGTCCTGTTTTGCTGAGTGACCGTCAACAACAGACGCCTCCAGGACGCTGCCTGGACGCAAATCCACCCTCTGGTGTGGAAAAGCCAAATGAGCAAG CCAATGACTCGGATGATGGCGTTGAATTGCTCCAGCAGGTCCTGTTCGATCCTAAATGGCTCCTCCTAAAATGGCCCCAGATCTATTCAATCGGTGCAGGTCTGATGAACATGGGGAACACCTGCTTCCTCAACTCAGCTCTTCAATGCCTTACCTACACACCACCATTGACAAATTATTTGCTGACCCGGGAGCACGCCATGATAT GTGGTGAGCAAGGGTTCTGTATGATGTGTATCATGCAAAACCACATCATTGAGGTTTTTGCCAGATCGGGGGAAGTCATCAGGCCtgaaaatgtgaccaaaaatctcAGAA ATATTGCAAATCACTTCTGCCCTGGAAGACAGGAGGATGCCCATGAGTTTCTGCAATACACAATAGGTGCTATGCAAAAGTCCTGCTTAGCTGGAAAAAA ACTGGACGTTCAAACGCAGGGGACTGCGTTCATCCATCAAGTATTTGGCGGCTCTCTGCGGTCTAGAG TGAAATGTTTAAACTGCGAAGCAGTTTCGGATGCATTTGATCCATTCCTGGATATTACTCTGGATATTCAG ACAGTTCCCAGTGTGTTCGAGGCTTTGAAGCAGTTTGTCAAACCAGAGCAGCTGGGTGGTGACAATACGTACAAGTGCAGAAA CTGCCAAAAAATGGTCACTGCCACAAAGACATTCACCATTCACCACAGCTCCAACGTGCTCATCCTCTGCCTCAAGCGATTTACTTACATGGAATTAAAGATCATAAAG AACGTGAATTACTCGGAGCACTTGAAGCTAAATTCCTTCATGTCTGAGTCTGAAGGAGAGCCTGAGCTCTATAACCTGTACGCTGTACTGGTTCACAATGGACTCAGCTGTCATCACGGACACTACTTGTGCTATGTTAAG gCTAGTAACGGCCAGTGGTATAAGATGGACGACTATTCAGTGACTTTAAGTGACATCACTACTGTCCTCAAACAAGAGGCCTATCTTCTTTTCTACATCAA GTCCGTTGATGTTAAGCATAACCCTGGGATCTCTGGTCAAGCGCCCCCACAGCCTGTGGTTAAACCACCAATCAACACCACTGTCCAGCACATCAAAAAGGGCTTCATTGGCCTTCAGCCGCCTCCACACACGACCAAG AACACTCTTCATGTAAACTGGAATGGATCATTGAGGGACGATCCGTCCTCCAGTTCCAAGCCCAGCACCAGCTGCAGTACAGCAGGAAAACCAGTTCACAGACTGGGTTCTTCTTCCTTCCACTCGACCAGACAACCCACAGTAGTTCCTGATCAGGACAAATTGCAGCAACGTCCATCTAACTTCACGTCTTGCTGTACTGGAGCGCGCCACATTGTAAAAGGAAATAGATTAACAGACCAGGAGGATTCTGGTTTTGGGGACAAGCCCTGTTTGCCCAATAGTGACCTGAAGTGGAGCAACAGCTCCGGAAATGGTTCTGACGTTTCTCGGAAAACTATGAATGCTAAAAAAAGCCAGCACCTCTCCATTCCTGACACTACAGCGTTAACTTCACAAAAAATTCTGGATGTCGTTCCAACAACCTTCATTGCGACTTCCAACCAGTCGCTTACTGCAAAGTCTCACTCTGCAGCTTGTAAAGAGGCTCCTGCTTTCTCGTCTGGAAGTCAAAGGACAGCGACCGCATCCACCCAGATGGAAGAATGCTTTCAGAGCTTCACCGACAATGTCACCAACCGGCAATACAGGCACAGATTGTCCTCTCGAGAAAAGCACAGCGACAGACGATGTTCCGACAGAGATTACATGAGACAATACAGAGACCGATATCACAAACACGACCCCAACAGAAATTGTCATCTGCACAAGCACTGCAGCCAAAGTCTTCACAAACCACATTCATCCAGGGGCCGCTTTCTCCAGTTTGAACACGATCACAGAGAGCGAGAGGCCGAGCATTGCATGGAGATTAAAAGGCACCACCCACAAAATGGTGGCCACTGGTCAATTACAGATCAGAGAAGAGAAGCAGTAACACCTCTCACGGTGGCTTTAAAGCCGAGCGTCTTGAGTGACCAAGGACTGAAGCAGAGCTAA